The following coding sequences are from one Fibrobacter sp. window:
- a CDS encoding lysoplasmalogenase family protein → MLLQTTTRKVILAIIAVLLLITTVKDWYDFAQCGAVDQCIASALGLQLYTKSAISFLVTLLAFIVSAESHSPRDRRFLRIAFVCSLLGDFSFSLFRAIKPEYVMASDVLGILFFTMFLVMLIHRHSRTSENDLYCRNAYWRLLGSITVVAILLFALGAIRIMVALVLAYAFYIVTATVVGAIAPYKWYFPMKNALLVRWGMLTFFVGDVLVGLSMISGADHSAMETISAIANNFIWWFYVPAQLMLIRSSVKIEN, encoded by the coding sequence ATGCTTTTACAGACAACCACACGCAAGGTCATTCTGGCCATAATCGCGGTCCTGCTGCTTATTACCACAGTCAAGGACTGGTACGATTTTGCGCAGTGTGGTGCGGTCGACCAGTGCATCGCTTCGGCGCTGGGCCTGCAGCTCTATACGAAGTCCGCGATTTCGTTCTTGGTAACGCTGCTGGCCTTCATTGTTTCGGCCGAGTCTCACAGTCCGCGTGACCGCAGGTTCCTGCGCATAGCGTTCGTGTGCTCTTTGCTTGGCGATTTTAGCTTCAGCTTGTTCAGGGCTATCAAGCCCGAATACGTTATGGCAAGCGACGTGCTCGGCATCCTGTTCTTCACGATGTTCCTTGTCATGCTGATTCACAGGCATTCACGCACTTCCGAAAATGATCTGTACTGCCGTAACGCCTACTGGCGGCTTCTGGGTTCAATTACTGTCGTCGCTATTCTTCTTTTCGCGCTAGGCGCTATCCGCATCATGGTGGCTCTCGTGCTCGCCTATGCTTTCTATATCGTGACTGCTACCGTCGTGGGAGCCATAGCTCCGTACAAGTGGTATTTCCCCATGAAGAACGCTTTGCTGGTTCGTTGGGGGATGCTCACGTTCTTTGTCGGTGATGTGCTTGTCGGACTCTCGATGATTTCGGGTGCGGACCACAGCGCGATGGAGACCATCTCCGCGATTGCGAACAACTTTATCTGGTGGTTCTACGTACCGGCGCAGCTCATGCTTATCCGGTCGAGCGTGAAAATCGAGAACTAA
- the uvrC gene encoding excinuclease ABC subunit UvrC: MLPVNEHIERRLAELPALPGVYIMRNSQGKIIYIGKAKVLKNRVRSYFDGSDHAGHRAATLMLPHIRDIEWIITESESEALILEANLIRKHTPKYNVLLKDDKHFPYLAFSVHEDFPRLFLSRAVRKDGCQYFGPFLNSRMIAQLQDIAARLFKIRECKLKLPLKSPQRPCLNYHIGRCGAPCAGLVTKEEYHKAVLQTQMLLNGKRDDLIGQWEREMQEASERLDFETAMKKRDAIEALRATGIHQKTDVTDPNLSLDVLSLRRNGTMAAAVIFEYRNGVLSGRRHYRLECKLEEDEAGILQQMLVQWYLDVEHIPGEIATDVILDADREPLEQALAKNAGHKVSVTNPQRGEKVGFLKLAGANADMILVEMRAEVQKYSEIDQSVFELQKVLGLKKTPFRIECVDISHLSGTNTVASLVAFKNGKPDKSNYRKFIIKTVEGVDDFASMREVMTRRIRRLEEEGTPMPDLWVCDGGKGQVDATMQILKELGHDKDLPLIGLAKRLEEIVFPDDRKSIVLHRTSPALKLLQNARDEAHRFAITYQRSKRKKDLEVEWLKMPGVGHETRVKILSRYKSAEAFMAAPLEDIVDLLGKVRGNSVREQVKEYCAKFIEVPGSSSGEEPPADV, translated from the coding sequence ATGCTTCCTGTGAACGAGCACATCGAACGGCGACTGGCCGAACTCCCCGCTTTGCCGGGAGTCTACATCATGCGCAATTCGCAGGGGAAGATTATCTACATCGGCAAGGCCAAGGTGCTCAAGAACCGCGTCCGGAGCTACTTTGACGGCTCCGACCATGCGGGCCACCGCGCGGCGACGCTCATGCTCCCGCATATCCGCGACATCGAGTGGATCATTACCGAGAGCGAGTCCGAGGCGCTTATTCTGGAAGCGAACCTCATCCGCAAGCATACGCCCAAGTACAACGTTCTCCTGAAAGACGACAAGCACTTCCCGTACCTCGCGTTCTCGGTGCACGAAGACTTCCCGAGGCTGTTCCTCTCGAGGGCGGTGCGCAAGGACGGCTGCCAGTACTTCGGACCTTTTCTGAATTCCCGCATGATAGCGCAGCTGCAGGACATTGCCGCGCGGCTCTTCAAGATACGCGAATGCAAGCTGAAGCTCCCGCTCAAGAGCCCGCAAAGGCCCTGCCTCAATTACCACATCGGGCGGTGCGGCGCCCCCTGCGCGGGCCTGGTGACCAAGGAAGAGTACCACAAGGCGGTTCTCCAGACGCAGATGCTGTTGAACGGCAAGCGCGACGACCTTATCGGGCAATGGGAGCGCGAGATGCAGGAGGCGAGCGAACGGCTGGATTTCGAGACCGCGATGAAGAAGCGCGATGCCATCGAGGCGCTGCGGGCCACGGGAATCCACCAGAAGACGGACGTTACCGACCCGAACCTCTCGCTGGACGTGCTCAGCCTGCGCCGTAACGGGACGATGGCGGCCGCCGTCATTTTCGAGTACAGGAACGGTGTGCTTTCTGGCCGCCGCCACTACCGCCTGGAATGCAAGCTCGAAGAAGACGAGGCGGGAATTCTCCAGCAGATGCTGGTGCAGTGGTACCTGGACGTGGAACACATCCCGGGCGAAATCGCGACCGACGTGATACTGGATGCGGACCGCGAGCCCCTGGAGCAGGCGCTTGCCAAGAACGCGGGCCACAAGGTGAGCGTCACGAACCCGCAGCGCGGCGAGAAGGTCGGCTTTTTGAAGTTGGCGGGCGCGAACGCCGACATGATTCTGGTGGAGATGCGGGCCGAGGTGCAGAAGTACAGCGAAATCGACCAGAGCGTCTTTGAACTGCAGAAAGTCCTCGGCCTCAAGAAGACGCCTTTCCGCATCGAGTGCGTGGACATCTCGCACCTCTCGGGCACGAATACCGTGGCGAGTCTCGTCGCCTTCAAGAACGGCAAGCCCGACAAGAGCAACTACCGCAAGTTCATTATCAAGACGGTGGAGGGCGTGGACGACTTCGCGAGCATGCGCGAGGTGATGACCCGCCGTATCCGCAGGCTGGAAGAGGAAGGCACGCCCATGCCCGACTTGTGGGTATGCGACGGCGGCAAGGGCCAGGTGGATGCCACCATGCAGATTCTGAAGGAACTCGGGCACGACAAGGACCTGCCGCTCATCGGGCTCGCGAAGCGCCTTGAAGAAATCGTGTTCCCCGACGACCGCAAGAGCATCGTGCTGCACCGCACGAGCCCCGCTTTGAAACTGTTGCAGAACGCCCGCGACGAGGCGCACCGCTTCGCCATCACGTACCAGCGGAGCAAGCGCAAGAAGGACCTGGAAGTGGAATGGCTCAAGATGCCCGGCGTGGGGCACGAGACCCGCGTGAAGATCCTTTCCCGCTACAAGAGCGCGGAGGCGTTCATGGCGGCACCGCTCGAAGACATCGTCGACCTGCTGGGAAAGGTGCGCGGGAACAGCGTCCGCGAACAGGTGAAAGAATACTGCGCCAAGTTTATAGAGGTTCCCGGCTCCAGTTCCGGTGAAGAACCGCCCGCGGATGTGTAG
- a CDS encoding FISUMP domain-containing protein, which produces MKNHILFVGILGVFSLFAGCTTDGDKHPLYPIDEESSATDSADSAKSSSSAGKNKSSSSGEPSSSVDGSDTSSVVHKEFYMEEKENRELSYPSSGIFCWDEDCDARRNPISSSSSSSSEKIIIAESSESNVPPTVNGNSMTDNRDGKTYKLQNVGGKLWMAEDLNHEMSNSMCFDKSNANCDKYGRLYTFTAAQKACPTGWKLPNRNEAQTILNASDYPWSYSGRCKEGDCDFTGKMGFHWTTATAQEGDKKYGENSGEKFAVIIVEKEPDYAGEDTPKFFQVDEKAKFFSVRCVQE; this is translated from the coding sequence ATGAAAAATCACATTCTGTTTGTGGGTATTTTGGGTGTTTTCTCGCTTTTTGCGGGATGTACAACAGACGGAGACAAGCATCCCTTGTACCCTATCGATGAAGAATCTAGCGCTACGGATTCCGCCGATTCCGCAAAAAGCAGTTCCTCGGCCGGGAAGAACAAATCCAGCAGCAGCGGAGAGCCCTCCTCTTCTGTGGATGGTTCCGACACTTCGAGCGTAGTCCACAAGGAATTCTACATGGAAGAAAAGGAAAACCGTGAACTCAGCTACCCCAGCAGCGGCATTTTCTGCTGGGACGAAGACTGCGACGCCAGGCGCAACCCCATCTCGTCGTCCTCTTCCAGTTCGAGCGAAAAAATCATCATAGCCGAATCTTCCGAATCTAACGTACCGCCGACCGTGAACGGCAACTCCATGACCGACAACCGCGACGGCAAGACCTACAAGCTCCAGAACGTGGGCGGCAAGCTGTGGATGGCAGAGGACCTCAACCACGAGATGTCGAACAGCATGTGCTTCGACAAGAGCAATGCGAACTGCGACAAGTACGGAAGACTCTACACCTTTACCGCAGCCCAGAAAGCATGCCCCACCGGATGGAAACTGCCTAACCGCAACGAAGCCCAGACGATTCTCAACGCGAGCGACTACCCGTGGAGCTACAGCGGCCGCTGCAAGGAAGGCGACTGCGACTTTACCGGGAAAATGGGATTCCACTGGACAACAGCCACCGCGCAGGAAGGCGACAAGAAGTACGGTGAAAACAGCGGTGAAAAGTTCGCGGTCATCATCGTGGAAAAGGAACCCGATTACGCAGGCGAAGATACGCCGAAGTTCTTCCAGGTAGACGAGAAGGCCAAATTCTTCAGCGTCCGCTGCGTGCAGGAATAA
- a CDS encoding NADH-quinone oxidoreductase subunit A, producing the protein MSNVEIFDTTFAMTILVIMALCIPTVLLLANWFLHPGKIKNVLIKGSAYECGLAHVSGTANERYPVKYYMVAMLFLVFDLEVAFLYPWTVQFLAGGWELLLVLLGFLFILEAGYLYLYKKGVLDWTSIKD; encoded by the coding sequence ATGAGCAATGTTGAAATTTTCGACACTACGTTCGCCATGACCATTCTGGTCATTATGGCGCTTTGCATCCCTACAGTTCTGCTCCTTGCCAACTGGTTTTTGCACCCGGGCAAGATCAAAAACGTGCTTATCAAAGGCTCGGCCTACGAGTGCGGTCTGGCCCATGTTTCGGGCACTGCGAACGAGCGTTACCCCGTGAAATACTACATGGTAGCCATGCTTTTCCTCGTTTTTGACCTGGAAGTGGCGTTCCTCTACCCGTGGACGGTCCAGTTCTTGGCCGGCGGCTGGGAGCTCCTGCTCGTGCTCCTCGGGTTCTTGTTCATCCTCGAAGCGGGTTACCTCTACCTCTACAAGAAGGGCGTGCTCGACTGGACGAGCATCAAGGACTAG
- a CDS encoding sialate O-acetylesterase — translation MQAVFFAMWFLTTASFAQDPNLHIYLAYGQSNMSGQATVTDKDRAQDPRFLVLRAANHSNQKVGEFYPAAPPMGHSQSKVGIVDIFGRTMVANLPDSIKVAVANIAIGGQSIDLFDKDRNKTYVQNAKNKGDTWWIQYLDEYGGDLYKRIVEMGKIAKQKGVIKGFLFHQGEADYQMNDWPSRVKKVYDDLIAELELDPEKTPILIGELAPTGDLGWRNDAVKQAADLIPNGHLISAQGCPALKETSYTLHFTREGYETFGKRYAEKMLELLKTMEPEVPVDTVTKDTTVRDTAVRDTSVKDTAMAIVRGAGAVAGIAMYVSDGYLAVSGAPAGARVRLFDMQGNQLGVLGAKGGAMPQVRAGRVLAIVESASGMRLLARTFNVTGL, via the coding sequence GTGCAGGCAGTGTTTTTCGCGATGTGGTTTTTGACCACGGCGAGCTTTGCGCAAGACCCCAACCTCCACATCTACCTGGCTTACGGGCAGTCCAACATGTCGGGCCAGGCGACCGTCACCGACAAGGACCGTGCCCAGGACCCGCGGTTCCTCGTGCTGCGTGCGGCTAACCATTCGAACCAGAAGGTGGGCGAGTTCTACCCGGCGGCCCCTCCGATGGGACACAGCCAGTCCAAGGTGGGCATTGTCGATATCTTCGGGCGCACCATGGTCGCAAACCTCCCGGACAGCATCAAGGTTGCCGTGGCGAATATCGCGATTGGCGGGCAGAGCATAGACCTGTTCGACAAGGACCGCAACAAGACTTACGTGCAGAACGCGAAGAACAAGGGCGACACGTGGTGGATCCAGTACCTGGACGAATACGGCGGCGACTTGTACAAGCGCATCGTCGAGATGGGCAAGATCGCGAAGCAGAAGGGCGTCATCAAGGGATTCCTCTTCCACCAGGGAGAGGCGGACTACCAGATGAACGACTGGCCGAGCCGCGTCAAGAAGGTCTACGACGACCTGATTGCCGAACTGGAACTCGACCCGGAAAAGACCCCGATCTTGATTGGCGAACTTGCGCCCACGGGCGATCTCGGATGGCGAAACGATGCCGTGAAGCAGGCGGCGGACCTCATTCCGAACGGTCACCTGATTTCGGCGCAGGGTTGCCCTGCGCTCAAGGAGACGAGCTACACGCTGCACTTTACGCGCGAAGGCTACGAGACGTTCGGCAAGCGCTATGCCGAAAAGATGCTTGAACTGTTGAAGACGATGGAGCCGGAGGTTCCCGTGGATACCGTTACGAAGGACACTACCGTGCGCGATACCGCTGTGCGGGACACCTCCGTGAAGGATACCGCCATGGCGATTGTGCGCGGCGCGGGTGCGGTTGCCGGCATCGCGATGTATGTCTCAGACGGCTACCTCGCTGTTTCCGGTGCGCCTGCGGGTGCGCGGGTCAGGCTGTTCGACATGCAGGGCAATCAGCTCGGCGTGCTGGGCGCAAAGGGCGGCGCCATGCCGCAGGTTCGTGCGGGGCGCGTCCTCGCTATCGTCGAAAGTGCTTCGGGCATGCGCCTCCTCGCGAGGACGTTCAACGTCACCGGATTGTAG